In one Fodinicola acaciae genomic region, the following are encoded:
- a CDS encoding OsmC family peroxiredoxin — MPSRDATTHWQGGLQDGKGHVTLDSSNAGQFDVSFPTRAGNPDGQTSPEELIAAAHSSCLAMNLSGVLGANNLTADSIDVSAEVTLGPDSGGGFQISGIAITLRAKVSGVDAARFAELAETAEKTCPVSKALSGTTITLDAALES; from the coding sequence ATGCCAAGTCGTGACGCCACGACCCACTGGCAAGGCGGACTGCAGGACGGCAAGGGACACGTGACCCTCGACTCGTCCAACGCCGGCCAGTTCGACGTTTCCTTCCCGACTCGCGCCGGAAACCCGGACGGTCAGACCAGCCCAGAGGAGCTGATCGCGGCCGCGCACTCGTCGTGCCTGGCGATGAACCTGTCCGGCGTGCTCGGCGCCAACAATCTGACCGCCGACTCGATCGACGTGAGCGCCGAGGTCACGCTCGGTCCGGACAGTGGTGGTGGATTCCAGATCAGCGGCATCGCGATCACGCTGCGGGCCAAGGTGTCCGGCGTGGACGCGGCGAGGTTCGCCGAGCTGGCGGAAACCGCGGAGAAGACCTGTCCGGTGAGCAAGGCGCTCAGCGGTACGACGATCACACTGG
- a CDS encoding MarR family winged helix-turn-helix transcriptional regulator: MTRSKADQALELDRQLCFALYAASRAVTDVYRSLLAELGLTYPQYLALLVLWQENPLPVKRIAEALRLDYGTVSPLLKRLEQQGLVTRQRAAGDERSVTIALTAEGDALRKKARAIPPKIQCAVGLDDERAADLIETLRALTESTLGGQHAKS, translated from the coding sequence GTGACAAGGTCGAAGGCCGATCAGGCGTTGGAGCTGGACAGGCAGCTCTGTTTCGCGTTGTACGCGGCGTCCCGAGCGGTGACCGATGTCTATCGGTCGCTGTTGGCCGAGCTGGGGCTGACCTATCCGCAATATCTGGCCTTGCTGGTGCTGTGGCAGGAAAACCCGTTGCCGGTCAAGCGGATCGCGGAGGCGTTGCGGCTCGACTACGGTACGGTCTCGCCGCTGCTGAAGCGGCTCGAACAACAGGGCTTGGTCACCCGCCAGCGAGCCGCCGGCGACGAGCGCAGCGTGACGATCGCGCTCACCGCGGAAGGCGACGCGCTGCGGAAGAAAGCCCGCGCCATTCCACCGAAAATCCAGTGCGCCGTCGGCCTGGACGACGAGCGGGCGGCCGACCTGATCGAGACCTTGCGCGCGCTCACCGAATCGACCTTAGGAGGACAGCATGCCAAGTCGTGA